The following are encoded in a window of Syngnathus scovelli strain Florida chromosome 4, RoL_Ssco_1.2, whole genome shotgun sequence genomic DNA:
- the trmt10c gene encoding tRNA methyltransferase 10 homolog C, whose product MDMFGRLFIQRHLNELWKSGRLALCLLNKTQAIRTRPALSICYSNRLFSAGSPQKRENVDLDKWKSVMRSQASSAEQDDAQDEEEHDEEENIPEGLEAARELVAMWRLAGKLVPQEMSDDELKIVADLTTKSARKKYLKYLAMREMHKRARKEKNQKKKAEREAALEQQRAQNPDGEQNEIKNTLFLQFWSRSLDRLLAWRNAQAMLYDQPLVFDMSYESNMSRRELENTVTQLMEVEAWNRRAKEPFHLHFCNLHPDGAYKRELLKRYGAETWDRLLITDTHAHPIDLFPRDRLVYLTADSPNILRTFDPSKVYIVGGLVDRSILPGLSLANAKRLKLATARLPLDEFLHWEMGAKNLTLDQMIRIMISIKETGKWEEALKFVPTRKHDGFHRDQQEITNRVPGEDGDKFSKHASPKTKTLRSGYQGSFKSKGQFGSAGFNQEAGPTQNRAASRVRPSLKNSLEEKRQRQSKVWRDDD is encoded by the coding sequence ATGGATATGTTCGGACGACTCTTCATTCAACGACATTTAAATGAACTATGGAAAAGTGGCAGGTTGGCGTTAtgccttctcaacaaaacgcAAGCAATCAGGACTCGGCCAGCTCTTTCTATTTGCTACTCAAATCGTCTCTTCAGTGCTGGGAGTCCACAGAAAAGGGAGAATGTTGACTTGGACAAATGGAAATCCGTGATGAGATCCCAAGCTTCATCAGCCGAGCAAGACGATGCTCAGGATGAAGAAGAACACGATGAGGAGGAAAACATTCCAGAAGGTTTGGAGGCAGCTCGAGAGCTGGTGGCAATGTGGCGGCTAGCTGGCAAACTGGTACCCCAAGAGATGTCTGATGACGAGTTAAAGATTGTGGCAGACCTCACCACCAAGTCAGCTCGAAAAAAGTACCTCAAGTACCTGGCGATGAGGGAAATGCATAAAAGAGCACGCAAGGAGAAGAATCAGAAGAAGAAAGCAGAGAGGGAAGCGGCACTTGAGCAGCAAAGAGCTCAAAATCCAGATGGGGAGCagaatgaaattaaaaacaCTCTCTTCCTCCAGTTCTGGAGTCGCAGCCTGGACCGACTTCTGGCCTGGCGGAACGCCCAGGCCATGTTGTATGACCAGCCTTTGGTCTTTGACATGAGCTACGAGTCCAACATGTCCAGGCGGGAGCTTGAAAATACGGTGACCCAACTGATGGAGGTGGAAGCGTGGAACAGACGTGCCAAGGAGCCTTTCCATCTGCATTTTTGTAACCTTCATCCAGATGGAGCCTACAAGAGGGAGTTGCTCAAGCGCTACGGTGCGGAAACCTGGGACCGCCTGCTCATCACCGACACACACGCTCACCCCATTGATCTGTTTCCTCGCGATCGCCTTGTTTACCTCACGGCGGATTCACCTAACATTCTCCGCACCTTCGACCCTTCGAAAGTGTACATCGTCGGCGGCCTCGTGGACCGGTCGATTCTTCCCGGGTTGTCACTGGCCAATGCTAAGCGTCTGAAGTTGGCCACAGCCCGTTTGCCACTGGATGAGTTCCTACACTGGGAGATGGGAGCCAAAAATCTCACCCTGGATCAGATGATTCGTATCATGATAAGCATAAAGGAAACTGGCAAATGGGAGGAGGCGTTAAAGTTTGTGCCCACCAGGAAGCACGATGGCTTTCACCGCGACCAGCAAGAAATCACCAATCGCGTACCGGGAGAGGATGGGGACAAGTTTTCCAAACATGCAAGTCCAAAAACTAAGACACTCAGAAGTGGGTACCAAGGTTCATTCAAGTCTAAAGGACAATTCGGTTCGGCTGGGTTCAACCAAGAGGCCGGACCGACTCAGAACAGAGCTGCTAGCAGAGTGCGGCCGTCTCTGAAGAATAGTCTGGAAGAAAAACGCCAGCGCCAAAGCAAGGTGTGGCGGGATGACGATTAA
- the txnl4b gene encoding thioredoxin-like protein 4B, producing the protein MSLFLPKLTCKKDIDDVIKTVAEKVVVLRFGRDEDSVCLQLDEILSKTSHDLSNMASIYIVDVDKAPIYTRYFDISYIPSTVFFFNGQHMKVDYGSPDHTKFVGSFKTKQDFMDLIEVIYRGAMRGKMIVQSPIDPKNIPKYDLLYHGI; encoded by the exons ATGAGTTTATTTTTGCCTAAATTGACCTGCAAAAAAGATATAGACGACGTCATCAAAACAGTAGCAGAAAAGGTGGTTGTTTTGAGATTTGGGAGGGATGAAGACTCAGTTTGTCTCCAGCTAGATGAAATT CTGTCAAAAACGTCACATGACCTGAGCAACATGGCCTCCATCTACATAGTCGATGTGGATAAAGCTCCTATTTACACCAGATATTTTGATATTAGTTACATCCCATCAACTGTGTTCTTTTTCAATGGACAGCACATGAAAGTGGACTATGG GTCACCAGACCACACCAAGTTTGTTGGCAGCTTCAAAACCAAACAAGATTTTATGGATCTTATTGAGGTCATATATAGAGGAGCCATGCGGGGGAAAATGATTGTCCAGAGTCCCATCGACCCCAAAAATATTCCCAAATATGACCTTCTCTACCATGGGATTTGA
- the mrpl16 gene encoding large ribosomal subunit protein uL16m, with protein MISLIKAAIGSVAAACAHGHQTGLLHSHIKVLTAGLKTFVIPPDYSDVVLPEKPKLKFLNKVPNLKKAKKETKKLRDIRGPAQTANTFTTGQYAIVAMGGGYLHWGHMEMMRLTINRKMDPRTTFARWRISAPYKPITRKGLGQRMGGGKGAIDHYVTPVRFGRLIVEVGGKVELAEVEPILTQIAKKLPFPAKVMSKESLEAFHQAEADKKDNNQNLWTFERIARGNMLGIRKVLSSFDLRYHGRFAGKFYIPGRV; from the exons ATGATCTCTCTCATCAAGGCTGCTATTGGCAGCGTGGCCGCCGCCTGCGCCCACGGTCACCAAACCG GTCTTCTGCACAGTCACATAAAAGTTCTAACAGCTGGACTGAAGACATTTGTAATCCCCCCAGACTACAGTG ATGTGGTTCTGCCAGAAAAACCCAAACTGAAGTTTTTGAACAAGGTGCCCAATTTAAAAAAGGCTAAGAAGGAGACGAAGAAACTACGGGACATTCGAGGCCCGGCTCAAACTGCAAATACCTTCACAACTGGACAGTATGCAATAGTG GCAATGGGAGGAGGCTACCTCCACTGGGGTCACATGGAGATGATGCGTCTAACCATCAACCGCAAGATGGATCCCCGCACGACGTTCGCTCGCTGGCGCATCAGTGCTCCTTATAAACCGATCACGCGCAAAGGGCTGGGTCAGCGTATGGGTGGTGGCAAGGGAGCCATCGACCATTATGTTACGCCTGTCCGCTTTGGTCGCCTCATTGTAGAAGTGGGAGGAAAAGTGGAGCTGGCTGAAGTGGAGCCTATTTTGACTCAAATAGCGAAGAAACTTCCCTTTCCTGCTAAG GTGATGAGTAAAGAAAGCCTAGAAGCCTTTCATCAGGCCGAAGCCGATAAGAAGGACAACAACCAGAACCTGTGGACCTTTGAGAGGATTGCCCGAGGAAACATGCTTGGTATCAGAAAGGTCCTCAGCTCGTTTGACCTAAGATATCATGGACGTTTCGCAGGCAAATTTTACATCCCAGGAAGGGTATGA
- the cenpq gene encoding centromere protein Q, which produces MKPLRSSHREPSKIPTLKNKSKKKTRPAADHQDSPPAADNNDKSKHQNPPKDGKASETAPKVKSSIILKPMPRSSINALENMLNLAIMTTLGLRLTEKEESQKHLNIVKNKFLSHCAELQVPVQKHETLGQAWPRHREESRKCQAQKQTLTPLEEDLKAVVSALESTEEQASSLQRVCSSLREQLEEEEKAKEMLQRSKQAVVRLPSRPPRNDETTLEAELMRE; this is translated from the exons ATGAAGCCGTTACGTAGTTCTCATCGAGAACCATCAAAAATACCCACCCTGAAAAACAAGTCGAAAAAGAAGACTCGTCCAGCAGCCGATCACCAG GATTCACCGCCTGCTGCTGACaacaatgacaagagcaaacatCAAAACCCTCCAAAGGATGGAAAAG CTTCTGAAACTGCCCCTAAAGTCAAAAGTTCAATAATCCTCAAACCGATGCCAAGATCCTCCATCAATGCACTGGAGAATATGCTGAACCTTGCAATAAT GACAACTCTTGGTTTGAGACTGACAGAGAAGGAGGAGAGCCAGAAACATCTAAATATTGTGAAAAACAA ATTCTTGAGTCATTGTGCAGAGCTTCAAGTTCCAGTGCAGAAACATGAAACGTTAGGTCAGGCATGGCCGCGCCACCGTGAGGAGAGCAGAAAGTGCCaggctcaaaagcaaactctgaCTCCCCTGGAG GAAGACCTGAAGGCTGTGGTCAGTGCGCTGGAGAGCACAGAAGAGCAGGCATCCTCTTTGCAGCGTGTGTGCAGTTCTCTGAGAGAACaactggaagaggaggagaaagcTAAAGAG ATGTTACAGAGAAGCAAGCAAGCGGTCGTCCGACTCCCTTCTCGCCCACCTCGGAATGATGAAACAACCTTGGAG GCTGAGTTAATGAGAGAATAA
- the LOC125967361 gene encoding C5a anaphylatoxin chemotactic receptor 1 — protein sequence MAAMNETQMVEELVSSSWRSEAVRGVQITATLLIFLVGAPLNMLVVWALSRSPRYLMRRGSTGETRSASSFRIYVLNLALADLVLILRTPLMLGYLAHNNSWPFGSALCRLVMFLRGLGLYMSAFLVCAVAVERCLCLLTPVWARLRRPAWAVPLACVLSWLLATVLSAPYLHSAVLKESNGTYQCLESGAFDTGLVVTETVAGFILPLLVFLGSNLAILLKIQQSVPISPTSSSPTASRKMARMYQVLFFTMLLFLICWVPYFVCRFLRALAQGQPDRAELYKNAAYGTYISLYLVYAKSVLNPVLYVFAARGLSRAVRASLVSTVERLFNDDSFESIRKRSLKTSHV from the exons ATGGCGGCCATGAATGAAACGCAGATGGTGGAAGAACTTGTGAGCAGCTCTTGGCGGTCCGAGGCGGTCCGAGGAGTCCAGATTACTGCCACCCTGCTCATTTTTCTG GTGGGCGCACCTTTGAACATGCTGGTAGTTTGGGCGCTTAGCCGGAGTCCACGTTATCTCATGCGCAGAGGCAGCACGGGAGAGACACGGTCCGCCAGCAGTTTTCGAATCTACGTGCTCAACCTGGCGCTGGCGGACCTGGTGTTGATCCTGCGGACCCCCCTCATGTTGGGATACCTTGCCCACAATAACAGCTGGCCCTTCGGCTCGGCTTTATGCCGCCTGGTCATGTTCCTTCGAGGTTTAGGTTTGTACATGTCGGCCTTTCTGGTGTGCGCCGTGGCGGTGGAGCGGTGCTTGTGTCTGCTGACGCCCGTTTGGGCTCGGCTGCGGCGCCCCGCCTGGGCCGTTCCGTTGGCTTGCGTACTATCATGGCTGCTGGCCACCGTCCTGTCCGCCCCTTACCTGCACAGCGCCGTTCTGAAAGAAAGCAACGGCACGTACCAGTGTCTGGAAAGCGGCGCGTTTGACACGGGGTTGGTCGTCACGGAAACGGTTGCAGGTTTCATCCTGCCCCTGTTGGTGTTTTTAGGAAGCAATTTAGCCATTTTGCTAAAGATCCAGCAATCGGTGCCGATCAGTCcgacgtcctcctccccgacagcTTCACGCAAGATGGCCAGGATGTATCAGGTGCTCTTTTTCACCATGCTGCTTTTTCTCATCTGCTGGGTGCCCTACTTTGTGTGCCGATTCTTACGGGCCCTGGCTCAAGGACAACCCGATAGAGCCGAGCTTTATAAAAACGCAGCTTACGGAACGTACATCTCTCTGTACCTGGTGTACGCCAAGAGTGTCCTCAACCCCGTCCTCTACGTTTTCGCCGCCCGAGGCCTCAGCCGCGCCGTCCGAGCTTCGCTCGTCTCGACCGTTGAACGGCTCTTCAACGATGACTCGTTCGAGTCCATTCGCAAGAGATCACTGAAAACGTCCCACGTTTAG
- the LOC125967326 gene encoding ephrin-B2a, which produces MGRSVTWRSHGAVILLAVIISSCRAIILDSILWSSANTNFTPGQGLVLFPQIGDKMDIVCPRADASKGEKEEFYRLYLVSRSQMESCSINKKDTPLLNCDKPHRDVKFTFKFQEFSPNLWGLEFLKGKDYYITSTSTGSLQNLDNTNGGVCRSKSMKLLLRVGQGSSDPRSTLQESPSRFPPTQLKPNAKDASGRNDSENKTDASSEAGQVNPGGNGGSAPGLLIWVVSACAILLLLIVMVSAALWKWRGCGPDRQQSASVSLNTLAVPKRDSISSDNVGSDRSEMVFPLQASDSRFCRHFERLSGEYGAPVYVVKEITPQSPTNIYYKV; this is translated from the exons ATGGGGAGAAGCGTCACATGGAGGAGCCACGGTGCCGTCATCCTGCTGGCTGTCATCATAAGCTCATGTCGGGCCATCATTTTGGACTCCATCCTGTGGAGCAGCGCCAACACCAA CTTCACTCCAGGTCAAGGTCTGgtcctcttccctcagattggggacaAGATGGACATTGTCTGCCCAAGGGCGGACGCCTCTAAGGGGGAAAAGGAGGAGTTCTACCGACTCTACTTGGTTTCTCGAAGTCAGATGGAGAGCTGCAGCATAAACAAGAAGGACACTCCTTTGCTGAACTGTGACAAGCCGCACCGGGATGTCAAGTTCACCTTCAAGTTTCAGGAGTTCAGTCCCAACCTGTGGGGGCTGGAGTTCCTCAAGGGGAAGGACTACTACATCACGT CCACATCTACAGGCTCTCTGCAAAATCTGGACAACACCAATGGAGGAGTGTGCAGGAGCAAATCCATGAAGCTGCTGCTCAGAGTCGGACAAG GTTCCTCAGATCCTCGTTCAACACTGCAGGAATCGCCGAGCAGATTTCCACCAACGCAACTAAAACCGAACGCAAAGGATGCATCTGGACGTAATGATAGCGAGAACAAAACCG ACGCGAGCTCAGAAGCAGGCCAAGTCAACCCCGGTGGCAACGGCGGCTCGGCGCCAGGACTCTTGATATGGGTTGTCTCGGCCTGTGCgattctcctcctcctcatcgtcaTGGTGTCGGCCGCGCTATGGAAGTGGCGTGGCTGTGGCCCAGATCGCCAGCAATCCGCGTCCGTGTCCCTCAACACTTTAGCCGTGCCCAAACGGGACAGCATCAGCAGCGACAACGTTGGCTCGGACCGCAGCGAAATGGTTTTTCCTCTGCAGGCCTCCGACAGCAGATTCTGTCGACATTTCGAACGTCTGAGCGGCGAATATGGAGCCCCGGTGTACGTCGTTAAGGAGATTACGCCGCAGAGCCCCACCAACATTTACTATAAAGTCTAA